The Desertibacillus haloalkaliphilus genome includes a window with the following:
- a CDS encoding acyl-CoA carboxylase subunit beta, protein MDEEITMRELIEELESRRRRAELMGGKEKIDQLHQKGFYTARERIEKLLDPGSFVEIGKLAHSDFPGAEEKSAGDGIICGIGKVGGRPIAVEAIDKTVFAGTEGAVHIRKSETLHEYALKRRFPIFHLGEGGGLRMPDGMGSDGFSDKLFPNQWLTIGRKVPVISSILGDSYGGPTWMAVSSDFVTQVKGSCMAVAGPRMLEIATGEKVTPEELGGWQVHAEVTGQIDHTSETEEEAIEAMKRYFSYMPLHAGEEPPLKGTSDSPDRSIDEVLDIVPTRRTRAYDMKKLIKVLVDDGEFFEMKPMFGQSLLTVLARLNGRVVGIIANQPMKFAGSSGPDECDKATDFICLCDSFHIPIVFLHDIPGFRVSSGAEKKRVPSKIMVWNQALARVTVPKVSVIIRKSIGAAYGNMCGPTMGGDFVVAWPTAEINFTGPEVGVNVVYGRKLKDAKNPKEERQRLLQKWGGDSSPYKAAGKGMIDDVIDPRETRKFLCKTIEYACMNQGAKSERLLADWPTSF, encoded by the coding sequence ATGGATGAAGAAATTACTATGCGTGAATTAATAGAAGAACTAGAAAGTCGGAGACGACGAGCGGAACTGATGGGTGGAAAAGAGAAGATAGACCAGCTGCACCAAAAAGGGTTTTATACAGCTAGAGAAAGAATTGAGAAATTACTAGATCCAGGCAGTTTTGTTGAGATCGGGAAACTTGCCCACTCGGATTTCCCAGGTGCAGAAGAGAAAAGCGCAGGAGATGGGATTATTTGTGGAATTGGCAAGGTGGGTGGTAGACCTATAGCCGTTGAGGCGATTGATAAAACGGTATTTGCAGGAACTGAAGGCGCGGTTCATATTCGTAAGTCTGAAACATTACACGAGTATGCGTTGAAACGGAGATTTCCGATTTTTCACCTTGGAGAAGGTGGCGGTTTACGAATGCCTGATGGAATGGGCTCTGATGGATTCAGTGATAAATTGTTTCCAAACCAATGGTTAACTATTGGAAGAAAAGTTCCGGTGATTTCAAGTATTTTAGGTGACAGTTATGGTGGACCAACATGGATGGCGGTTTCCTCTGATTTTGTGACACAAGTGAAAGGGAGCTGTATGGCAGTAGCTGGACCAAGAATGCTTGAAATTGCGACCGGTGAAAAGGTAACCCCTGAGGAATTAGGGGGCTGGCAAGTTCATGCCGAAGTGACTGGGCAAATAGATCATACATCTGAGACAGAAGAAGAAGCGATCGAAGCGATGAAGAGGTACTTTAGCTATATGCCACTTCATGCAGGTGAAGAGCCGCCACTCAAAGGTACAAGTGATAGTCCAGACCGCTCCATTGATGAAGTTCTTGACATTGTCCCAACGAGGCGGACGAGAGCGTATGATATGAAGAAACTTATTAAAGTTCTAGTAGATGATGGCGAGTTTTTTGAGATGAAGCCGATGTTCGGTCAGTCATTACTCACTGTGCTTGCTAGATTAAATGGCAGAGTTGTAGGGATTATCGCCAACCAGCCAATGAAATTTGCTGGCTCAAGCGGGCCTGATGAGTGTGATAAAGCCACTGACTTTATTTGCCTTTGTGATTCATTCCATATTCCCATAGTGTTTTTACATGATATTCCTGGGTTTCGCGTTAGTAGTGGAGCTGAGAAGAAAAGAGTCCCGAGTAAAATCATGGTTTGGAATCAAGCATTGGCGAGAGTGACTGTTCCAAAAGTGTCTGTTATTATCCGTAAAAGTATAGGGGCAGCGTATGGAAACATGTGCGGACCGACGATGGGGGGAGATTTTGTCGTTGCTTGGCCGACTGCTGAAATTAATTTCACCGGACCAGAAGTAGGGGTCAATGTCGTCTACGGACGTAAGTTAAAGGACGCGAAGAATCCAAAAGAAGAGAGGCAACGACTCTTACAAAAATGGGGAGGAGATAGTTCACCATACAAAGCCGCTGGAAAAGGCATGATTGATGATGTCATTGATCCAAGGGAGACACGAAAGTTTTTATGTAAAACGATTGAGTATGCGTGCATGAACCAAGGGGCAAAAAGCGAACGCTTACTTGCTGACTGGCCAACTAGTTTCTAA
- a CDS encoding acyl-CoA thioesterase — protein sequence MLSDYRFYHPIRVRYSEIDGQKIVFNAHYSTYVDVCATEYFRNVICERWLELAEENIFDLVLKKITIEFFRPARLDDLLHVYCRVTNVGTKSLTCSFVIARDEEVLVTAEAIQVSYNPKEGRSQPIPDEIKEKILQFEGLNQ from the coding sequence ATGCTATCAGACTATCGGTTTTATCATCCCATACGTGTACGTTATTCAGAGATTGACGGGCAAAAGATTGTTTTCAATGCCCACTATTCAACTTATGTGGACGTTTGTGCTACAGAATATTTTCGAAACGTAATTTGTGAGCGCTGGCTTGAGCTTGCTGAGGAAAATATATTTGATCTCGTTTTAAAAAAGATAACGATTGAATTTTTTCGTCCGGCTAGGCTTGACGATCTTCTCCATGTCTATTGCCGAGTCACCAATGTCGGCACAAAAAGTTTAACTTGTTCGTTTGTCATTGCAAGAGACGAGGAAGTCCTTGTAACCGCTGAAGCGATTCAAGTTAGTTATAACCCAAAAGAAGGCCGGTCACAACCAATTCCAGATGAAATTAAAGAGAAGATTTTACAATTTGAAGGGCTTAATCAATAA
- a CDS encoding AMP-binding enzyme — MDRLGDVIRRRGENISSYQVEDVINQHVLISMSAAFPIPADEGDEDEIAVFVVAKETRLTQDELLQWVERTIPSFMKPKYLRLIDDLPRTPTNKIEKFKLKKQLLKELESRADKER, encoded by the coding sequence GTGGATCGGCTCGGTGATGTCATTAGAAGGAGAGGCGAGAATATTTCATCCTATCAAGTAGAGGATGTAATCAATCAGCATGTATTAATTTCTATGTCAGCCGCATTTCCGATTCCTGCTGATGAGGGGGATGAGGATGAGATTGCTGTCTTTGTTGTCGCAAAGGAAACAAGGCTTACTCAAGATGAGTTACTACAGTGGGTTGAGCGAACCATTCCATCCTTTATGAAGCCAAAGTATCTTCGCCTCATTGATGATTTGCCACGAACGCCAACTAACAAAATTGAAAAATTTAAGCTGAAGAAACAATTATTAAAAGAGTTGGAAAGTCGAGCTGATAAGGAGAGATAA
- a CDS encoding AMP-binding protein has translation MRDVEDVQRVLNTDQELIPKQLEYFAKVNGEKTFFYYGEDDKKFSYKTFNELTNQIAHSLKQRGIKKGDRISVFLYHPLITTLSMFAIWKVGAVFCPINFNYKGRLLSYQINDTDPVMLITERKLVPRLNEIKGEISTTNIVVRTAKPEEHDFSEEVMDIGLDQSFNEISFYELFEGATKNLNTTIYYHDTANIIYTSGTTGPAKGVVQSYRWMNAYTYYFRKFNNEKDVIYNDLPLYHVGGAFALVARAAYVGCTVAVWDKFSPQQFWDRIRKSGATNAILLDVMIPWLMKAKESPYDRENTLNKVYMQPLPEYHHDVAKRFGFDFVFAGFGQTESGNGFVSVIQEVEERHGTPVELYKGYSRKDTVKIANQLGVPVNDGRKALRKGYMGKPSPFLEATILGEHDEHCPSGEIGEIAFRPRFPSTILDRYFNKPEATVKVMKNCWFQR, from the coding sequence ATGAGAGATGTTGAAGACGTTCAGAGAGTTTTAAACACTGACCAGGAGCTAATACCCAAACAACTGGAATATTTCGCGAAGGTCAATGGTGAGAAGACGTTCTTTTATTATGGGGAAGATGATAAAAAGTTTTCGTATAAAACCTTTAATGAGCTGACAAACCAGATCGCTCACTCTTTAAAACAGAGGGGGATTAAAAAAGGGGATCGGATTTCTGTATTTTTATATCACCCATTGATCACTACATTATCCATGTTTGCGATCTGGAAGGTAGGGGCTGTTTTTTGCCCGATAAACTTTAATTACAAAGGTAGATTACTTTCATACCAAATCAATGATACTGACCCAGTGATGCTAATTACAGAACGGAAACTTGTTCCGAGGTTAAATGAAATTAAAGGCGAGATATCAACAACGAATATTGTTGTCCGGACAGCTAAACCAGAAGAACATGATTTTTCTGAAGAAGTCATGGACATAGGCCTTGATCAGTCATTTAATGAAATTTCTTTTTATGAACTTTTTGAAGGTGCTACAAAAAACCTTAATACAACAATTTATTATCATGATACAGCTAATATTATTTACACATCAGGAACAACAGGGCCAGCAAAAGGAGTTGTTCAATCCTATCGATGGATGAACGCCTACACCTATTATTTTAGGAAATTTAATAATGAAAAGGATGTCATTTATAATGACCTACCTCTCTATCATGTCGGTGGTGCGTTTGCACTCGTAGCGCGAGCTGCCTATGTCGGCTGTACGGTAGCTGTTTGGGATAAGTTTAGCCCGCAACAGTTTTGGGATCGAATTAGAAAGAGTGGAGCAACGAATGCGATTTTATTAGATGTCATGATTCCGTGGTTAATGAAGGCAAAGGAATCGCCGTATGATCGTGAAAATACATTAAATAAAGTCTATATGCAGCCACTTCCAGAGTATCATCATGATGTCGCTAAACGCTTTGGATTTGATTTTGTGTTTGCCGGCTTTGGTCAAACAGAATCTGGAAATGGCTTTGTAAGTGTTATTCAAGAGGTGGAGGAGCGCCATGGTACTCCCGTAGAGCTATATAAAGGCTACTCAAGAAAAGACACTGTAAAAATTGCCAACCAGTTAGGTGTACCGGTTAATGATGGACGAAAGGCGTTGCGTAAAGGGTATATGGGAAAACCCTCACCTTTCTTGGAGGCTACCATTTTAGGTGAACATGATGAGCATTGTCCTTCAGGTGAAATTGGCGAAATCGCGTTTCGACCACGTTTCCCATCTACTATTCTTGATCGATATTTTAATAAACCAGAAGCAACCGTAAAAGTCATGAAGAACTGCTGGTTCCAAAGATGA